In Anaerobranca californiensis DSM 14826, one genomic interval encodes:
- a CDS encoding CehA/McbA family metallohydrolase, whose amino-acid sequence MYYYLKRPIAVFLSVLMIFSLIIPNSFNVAEASQLEINYKYLPNSYMAGGTLEEGKPSAQPNAMYVEVVGEPNTEYYVKVRPGKVGTTSYKGFTYNWISNEWLKQTDAWSRHPIIKLDDKGTWSGWVYFKSDGTPDGDMDIQVALRPVGTSQTIQGAKIPIKWFDESNGGYITGTLPELNGENLQGAAVVVWDKDNNIAGIWFSEDNGIIRDNGDDFLPGQFRVAVPVGEGYSIEVMDKNGVTIFHRYGNYTVEAGKVTEITEYNPTISIAHARKLPIGTLVTVKGTVTAPTDMWGNGNYYIQDKTAGINIYNPAQKDSGLQIGEYVTLTGKVGQFNQNLQISNLEDFDIITGASPYMPKPKKITSKELLENMGSLVEVERATIESIGDITAFTVNIIVKDEYGTFTVRVRRGNLGIDLSDLRVGQDIRVSGVATRFRDTLQIKPRSQEEIEILPPPSVQAPIIYELTPPRMSVTYDRKPVVSARVIDESSAVDMTTIYMLFNGKDVTDKAVIVDNKISFTPDAELEFGKYNVEVGVKNIYGIENKINWNFEVIEEKEYFFVWGVPHSHTAYSDGALTPYEAYEFAINTGIDFLAITDHSNWFNNVEPRDEYCPETKRFTEVEGSRWYNTRIQTEQFNAENKGKFVGLRGFEMTFTDVGHLNVFNSSDYVERNTMRTLSEFYDWIRNHEEDIVVMFNHPGWPSDSFNNLAYVPDLDERIQLIEVGNGAPPFSYFRYESHYIRALDQGWHVGVTNAQDNHGINWGQPDNLTGLVVTELSEEGILEAMRARRTYATETRKLEMTFKGNGYWMGSILPESEQINFEIELYDPHVPIEKVELVTNGGVRVATFDANGQNHVKWNYTVEPENAAWYFIKVIHVNGAWAYSSPIWTVPSEVDVKIVDLQVNPVPTQPGLLTTATAEVLNSGIFSLKDIEVAFYLGEVKEENKIGTRKIDLLNSGERTKVDIDFILEKGGDTDLFAVLTSTDRNVAIESVLNTGLKVIDSIGKVVMIDNAHNNDYMPGTMNDFINLLRWNGYQIVLNDQPFTEDVLKDIDVLIITQPRSNNNLTTAEKEVVANWVKNGGSLMYTGRSSFNNDPTIMNSLFEMMGAGVKINYDNVYDKGDNISGSMAWSVILRNFPETEDGITKNIDYVRIFSAASLVNIDGGPLVNDPQQNLEILAYGNDSSYQPDGDNMRHPEKTYIYSEEDSGNGATIPIIARQTIGDGKLVVMGRTIFSDFEIGTNRQSNDAFVLQLVDYLADYQRVIPISEAKSKLNQRVTVRGIVTSPTDLFFDVIYIQDETGGISVFGAQRGTLPVGMEVIVSGIIKEFEGELELEVEDYTVQVLRTGQAEPLEPKKVTTAEAMLFENQGMLLETKGVIVELDLSNFIIVIDDGSDPATLFFDNYLGFELEHLKIGDWIRIIGMGSYGTVGPRLRIRYQEDIEVIDPPEQPTEPEQPTEPGESIKVTIKKEEILAKEKIKLSEIIESDLLVDVILSRINLKEVLNNASENTVIEVEIKEYQKPEQLAENLKLVSKAYEFKLYVDNERVRKFEEKLEMIFTYDPEIVEDPGKLGVYWYNEATKEWVKIESELGENNTIIGRTDHWSIFAVFEDKTKESEHQEPEQPTEPEQPTEPEQPSEPGEPEENKNPQTGDRGIAIYFIMMVLSAILLLTWNFKKKLQSN is encoded by the coding sequence ATGTATTATTACTTAAAGCGACCTATTGCTGTCTTTTTAAGTGTGTTAATGATTTTTTCATTAATCATTCCTAACAGCTTTAATGTAGCGGAAGCCAGTCAATTAGAAATTAACTATAAGTATTTACCTAATTCTTATATGGCTGGTGGAACATTAGAAGAAGGTAAGCCTAGTGCTCAGCCTAATGCTATGTATGTAGAAGTGGTTGGTGAACCTAATACTGAATACTATGTAAAAGTAAGGCCAGGTAAAGTAGGTACAACATCATACAAGGGTTTTACCTACAATTGGATAAGCAATGAATGGTTAAAGCAAACTGATGCTTGGAGTAGACATCCAATAATTAAACTGGATGACAAAGGAACTTGGTCAGGATGGGTTTACTTTAAAAGCGATGGTACTCCCGATGGAGACATGGATATTCAAGTGGCATTGAGACCTGTAGGTACAAGTCAAACTATTCAAGGAGCAAAAATTCCCATTAAATGGTTTGATGAATCCAATGGTGGTTATATTACAGGGACTCTTCCTGAGTTAAATGGAGAAAACCTTCAGGGTGCCGCCGTTGTAGTATGGGATAAAGATAATAACATAGCTGGTATCTGGTTTTCAGAAGATAATGGGATAATTAGAGACAATGGTGATGATTTTTTACCAGGTCAATTTAGAGTAGCTGTTCCTGTTGGAGAAGGTTATTCCATTGAAGTTATGGATAAAAACGGAGTAACTATTTTTCACAGATATGGTAATTATACCGTTGAAGCAGGAAAGGTTACAGAAATAACAGAATATAATCCGACAATATCTATAGCACATGCAAGGAAATTGCCTATAGGTACTCTAGTTACCGTTAAAGGTACAGTTACTGCTCCAACAGATATGTGGGGAAATGGTAATTACTATATTCAAGATAAAACCGCTGGTATTAATATTTATAACCCTGCTCAAAAGGATTCAGGGTTACAAATAGGTGAATATGTAACTTTAACGGGGAAAGTAGGACAATTTAATCAAAACCTTCAAATCAGTAATTTAGAAGACTTTGACATTATTACTGGTGCATCACCTTATATGCCTAAACCAAAGAAGATAACCAGTAAAGAACTTTTGGAAAATATGGGTTCATTAGTGGAAGTAGAAAGGGCTACAATAGAAAGCATTGGAGATATTACAGCATTTACTGTAAATATTATTGTAAAGGATGAATATGGAACATTTACTGTAAGGGTTAGAAGAGGTAATTTAGGAATTGATTTATCTGATCTTAGGGTAGGACAGGATATTAGAGTTTCTGGAGTTGCCACAAGATTTAGGGATACATTACAGATAAAGCCTAGAAGTCAAGAAGAAATTGAAATTTTACCTCCACCATCGGTACAAGCACCTATAATTTATGAACTAACACCTCCACGGATGTCAGTAACTTATGATAGAAAACCTGTTGTTTCTGCCAGGGTTATTGATGAATCAAGTGCTGTGGATATGACTACTATTTATATGTTATTTAATGGGAAAGATGTAACTGATAAGGCGGTAATTGTAGATAATAAAATTTCCTTTACTCCAGATGCAGAATTGGAATTTGGCAAATACAATGTCGAAGTAGGAGTAAAAAATATATATGGAATTGAAAATAAAATAAATTGGAATTTTGAAGTGATTGAAGAAAAAGAGTATTTCTTTGTTTGGGGAGTACCCCATTCCCATACAGCTTATTCTGATGGAGCTTTAACTCCATATGAAGCCTATGAATTTGCTATCAATACGGGAATTGATTTTTTAGCAATTACAGACCATTCTAACTGGTTTAATAATGTTGAACCAAGGGATGAATATTGTCCAGAAACAAAAAGATTCACTGAAGTTGAAGGATCTAGATGGTATAATACTAGAATTCAAACAGAACAATTTAATGCAGAGAATAAAGGGAAATTTGTCGGATTAAGGGGATTTGAAATGACCTTTACCGACGTAGGACATTTAAATGTATTTAACTCAAGTGATTATGTTGAAAGAAACACCATGAGAACCTTATCAGAATTTTATGATTGGATTAGAAACCATGAAGAAGATATTGTTGTAATGTTTAATCATCCAGGCTGGCCATCTGATTCATTTAATAACCTAGCTTACGTACCTGATTTAGATGAAAGAATTCAGTTAATAGAAGTAGGAAATGGAGCACCACCATTTTCATATTTCCGTTATGAAAGCCATTACATCAGGGCTTTAGATCAAGGGTGGCATGTAGGGGTTACTAATGCCCAAGACAATCATGGTATTAACTGGGGGCAGCCAGATAATTTAACTGGTTTAGTAGTAACAGAACTTTCTGAAGAAGGTATTTTAGAGGCTATGAGAGCCAGAAGAACTTATGCTACAGAGACCAGAAAACTTGAAATGACCTTTAAAGGTAATGGTTATTGGATGGGATCTATTTTACCAGAATCTGAACAAATTAATTTTGAGATTGAGTTATATGATCCCCATGTGCCGATAGAAAAAGTAGAATTAGTAACTAACGGAGGAGTAAGGGTAGCTACATTTGATGCTAATGGACAAAACCATGTCAAATGGAACTATACAGTGGAGCCAGAGAATGCAGCATGGTACTTTATTAAAGTTATTCATGTAAATGGAGCATGGGCATATTCAAGCCCTATTTGGACTGTACCTAGTGAAGTAGATGTTAAAATCGTTGATCTGCAAGTTAATCCAGTACCTACCCAGCCCGGTTTATTGACAACTGCAACTGCAGAAGTTCTCAACTCAGGAATTTTCTCATTAAAGGATATTGAAGTGGCATTCTACTTAGGAGAAGTAAAGGAAGAAAATAAAATAGGAACTAGGAAAATTGACCTTTTAAATAGTGGAGAAAGAACAAAAGTTGATATTGATTTTATTTTAGAAAAAGGCGGGGACACAGATCTATTTGCCGTATTAACCTCTACAGATAGAAATGTGGCGATAGAAAGTGTTTTAAACACAGGATTAAAAGTAATTGATAGCATAGGTAAAGTTGTTATGATAGATAATGCCCATAACAACGATTATATGCCTGGTACAATGAATGATTTTATCAATTTATTAAGATGGAACGGTTATCAAATTGTTTTAAATGATCAACCTTTTACCGAAGATGTTTTAAAAGATATTGATGTTTTAATAATAACACAGCCAAGGAGCAATAATAATCTTACAACTGCTGAAAAAGAGGTAGTTGCTAACTGGGTGAAAAATGGCGGTTCTTTAATGTACACAGGTAGATCTAGTTTTAACAACGATCCAACAATAATGAATTCATTGTTTGAGATGATGGGAGCTGGGGTAAAAATAAATTATGACAATGTATATGATAAAGGTGATAACATCAGTGGTAGTATGGCATGGTCAGTCATCCTCAGAAACTTCCCAGAAACTGAAGATGGCATAACTAAAAATATCGATTATGTTAGAATTTTTAGTGCTGCTTCTTTAGTTAATATAGATGGTGGGCCATTAGTAAACGATCCACAACAAAATCTAGAAATACTTGCTTATGGTAATGATAGCAGCTATCAGCCAGATGGGGACAATATGAGACACCCAGAAAAAACCTACATTTACAGTGAAGAAGATAGTGGAAATGGAGCAACTATTCCAATAATAGCAAGGCAAACAATAGGTGACGGTAAATTAGTTGTCATGGGAAGAACAATATTCTCTGACTTTGAAATAGGAACAAATCGCCAATCAAATGATGCATTTGTTCTTCAATTAGTAGATTATTTAGCTGATTATCAAAGGGTAATACCTATATCTGAAGCTAAATCAAAACTAAATCAGAGGGTTACAGTAAGGGGAATAGTTACTTCTCCAACAGACTTGTTCTTTGATGTAATTTATATTCAAGATGAAACTGGAGGAATTAGTGTATTTGGTGCACAACGGGGTACTTTGCCTGTTGGTATGGAAGTAATAGTTAGTGGTATAATTAAAGAGTTTGAAGGAGAATTAGAATTAGAAGTAGAAGATTATACAGTGCAAGTATTGCGTACAGGACAGGCAGAGCCGCTAGAACCTAAAAAAGTTACAACAGCTGAGGCTATGCTTTTTGAAAATCAAGGAATGCTATTGGAAACAAAAGGTGTTATAGTAGAACTTGATTTAAGCAACTTTATAATCGTTATTGATGATGGTTCTGATCCAGCGACCTTGTTCTTCGATAATTATTTAGGATTTGAGTTAGAACATCTAAAAATAGGTGACTGGATAAGGATTATTGGGATGGGTTCCTATGGAACGGTAGGACCTAGATTGAGAATTAGATATCAAGAAGACATAGAAGTTATTGATCCACCAGAACAACCAACAGAACCAGAACAACCAACAGAGCCAGGTGAATCAATCAAAGTAACAATAAAAAAAGAAGAGATATTAGCTAAAGAAAAAATAAAATTAAGTGAAATAATAGAAAGTGATTTATTGGTAGATGTAATTTTAAGTAGAATAAATTTAAAAGAAGTATTAAACAATGCATCAGAAAATACAGTAATTGAAGTAGAAATAAAAGAATATCAAAAACCAGAACAGTTAGCAGAAAATTTAAAACTAGTATCAAAGGCTTATGAGTTTAAGTTATATGTGGACAATGAACGTGTAAGAAAATTTGAAGAAAAGTTAGAAATGATATTTACCTATGACCCTGAAATTGTTGAAGATCCAGGGAAATTAGGAGTATATTGGTATAATGAAGCTACAAAAGAATGGGTAAAAATTGAAAGTGAATTAGGGGAAAATAATACTATAATTGGTAGAACAGATCATTGGAGTATATTTGCAGTATTTGAAGATAAGACAAAAGAATCTGAACACCAAGAACCCGAACAACCAACAGAACCAGAACAACCAACAGAACCCGAACAACCAAGTGAGCCAGGTGAACCAGAAGAAAATAAAAATCCTCAAACCGGTGATAGAGGAATAGCAATTTACTTCATTATGATGGTTCTATCAGCAATATTATTATTAACATGGAATTTCAAAAAGAAATTGCAAAGTAACTAG
- a CDS encoding YibE/F family protein has product MKKKLNLFIYFMLFFLSVIILVNGLNMYSSLKRYKHSVNFERAKVLEIHNEKLSEDPTIPGLYLGYQEVTIQITSGKYSGNVYTIRNPLSRNYNTLLKKNMPVIVSVLEDSVQGERVNIYTYKRDKYIYFLGGIFVITLLLVGKIKGFKSLLSLIFTGLMIFFFLIPYILTGSNPILFSIVTVILSIIASLFLINGLNIKTLAAIIGTASGVTISGCLSYLSGFLTKTSGLNLDYGEPLMHIADITGMQVKGIMFSIILIASLGAILDVGMSIASAAYELNNINKKLKFNELFNSTMNVGADIVGTMSNTLLLAFTGTMLPIILVTFFHNISYTHFMNLDYIVVEIIQALSGSVGIVITVPITAYVSTMLIKRFEKGGNKV; this is encoded by the coding sequence TTTTTTTTAAGTGTTATAATTTTGGTTAATGGTTTAAATATGTATTCTAGTTTAAAAAGATATAAACATAGTGTTAATTTTGAAAGGGCAAAGGTTTTGGAAATCCATAACGAAAAACTTTCAGAAGATCCAACAATTCCAGGTTTATATTTAGGTTATCAAGAAGTAACCATACAAATAACCAGTGGAAAATATTCCGGTAATGTTTATACTATAAGGAACCCTTTAAGCAGAAATTATAACACTTTACTTAAAAAAAACATGCCTGTTATAGTATCTGTTTTAGAAGATAGTGTACAGGGAGAAAGGGTTAATATATATACATATAAAAGGGATAAATATATTTATTTTTTAGGAGGAATTTTTGTTATAACACTTTTACTAGTTGGTAAAATAAAAGGTTTTAAGTCTTTACTTTCACTAATCTTTACAGGTTTAATGATATTTTTCTTTTTGATTCCCTATATTTTAACTGGATCTAATCCTATTTTGTTTTCAATTGTAACTGTCATTTTATCTATTATAGCTAGTTTATTTCTAATTAATGGATTAAATATAAAAACTTTAGCTGCTATCATTGGTACTGCCTCTGGGGTAACTATTTCTGGTTGTTTATCATATCTTTCTGGTTTTTTAACAAAGACATCGGGACTAAATTTAGATTATGGGGAACCATTGATGCATATTGCCGATATTACTGGAATGCAAGTTAAAGGTATCATGTTTTCTATCATATTAATTGCTTCTTTAGGTGCTATATTAGATGTTGGAATGAGTATAGCTTCTGCCGCTTATGAATTAAATAATATAAATAAAAAGTTGAAGTTTAATGAATTGTTTAATAGTACTATGAATGTAGGGGCAGATATTGTAGGTACAATGTCAAATACTTTACTTTTAGCTTTTACAGGTACTATGCTCCCTATAATATTAGTGACTTTTTTCCACAATATTTCCTATACCCATTTCATGAATTTAGACTATATAGTAGTTGAAATTATACAAGCTTTATCTGGAAGTGTTGGTATCGTTATAACTGTACCAATAACAGCTTATGTATCTACTATGTTAATTAAAAGATTTGAAAAGGGAGGAAATAAGGTATGA